The Catharus ustulatus isolate bCatUst1 chromosome 28, bCatUst1.pri.v2, whole genome shotgun sequence DNA window tttcctttattataactattttttattttgagatcGATAACCTCGCTTTTCCCTCGCGTTGTCCAAGCGGGTTTGGCTTTTCCAGTGGCAGCGCTGGGGCTTTGCCGCTCCTCTCCCGCACCCTGCGGCTCTGCCGGGCCCGTTCCTTGCTCGGCGAGGACAAAACCTCCAAAGTTTCCCGAGCCGTGTGTCAGTGCGGGATCGCTTCCCCGTTCCCAGCCTTTTCTAGGGCTGCCCCGTTTCTCTCTGTGCGCATTTCGTTGTGATTTTCCAGGGCTGCCCCGTTTTTCCCCGTGCGCGTTTCGTTGTGGTTCTGTCGCCGGGAGGGTTCGGGTGTCCGCTCCATCCTCGAGTCCCCTCCGCTGCCTCGGCTCCCTTCACCTTCCCGCGTTCAGCGCAACAAAAACCCTAAACCCAAACCGATCAATCGACCACAAAAACGAAATAAAcgaaaaaataacaaaaaatttaaagaaacgGAGGGAGAGCGGAGTTCCCGGGGGTTTGCCCCGGTGCCGGCTTCCTGCCCGACCGCAGCGCGGGTCTCGGCCGTGTGTCCCCCCAGGAATGCCGGTGCCAGCGCTTTTCCAGCACCACGCTCACGCCGAGCTGCCCGGGAAGCATTGCCGCCGCCGCAAAGCCCGCACCGTGTTCTCCGACTCGCAGCTCTCCGGCCTGGAGAAGAGGTTTGAGATCCAGCGGTACCTGTCCACTCCCGAGCGGGTGGAGCTGGCCACGGCCCTCAGCCTCTCCGAGACGCAGGTACGGGGAGAGGGGACTGAGTCTGGcacctgtgcccaccccacATCCCGTCCAGCATCTCCATATACCGGGGAGcatccccacatcccatccTTTCAGCATCCCGCGGATCCCTTCcagcatctctgcatccctccaGCATCCTCTGTATCACATCCCCTCTGAATCCCCACATCCCGAGGAGCTCCCCGACATCCCATCCTTCCGGCATCCCCTGGATCACTTCCAGCATCCTCACATCCCAGGAAGTATCCCCACATCCCATCCTTCCAGCATCCCGTGGATCACTTAGAGCATCCCCGCATCTCCTCcagcatctctgcatccccccagCATCCTCTATATCACATCCCCCCTGCATTCCCACATCCCGAGGAGCTCCCCGATATCCCATCCTTTcagcatctctgcatccctccaGCATCCTCTGTATCACATCCTCTCTGAATCCCCACATCCCATCCACTCAGCATCCTCCGCATCACTTCCAGCATCCCCAGATCCCCTCcagcatctctgcatccctccaGCATCCTCTGTATCACATCCCCCCTGAATCCCCACATCCCATCCACTCAGCATCCCCCGGATCACTTCCAGCATCCCCACATCCATCACATCCACAATCCTTCTCCCTTcaatttttatcaatttttcccccctcattttttttttcaatctttctcccactttccctcctctccccaggtGAAAACCTGGTTCCAGAACCGCCGCATGAAGCACAAAAAGCAGCTGCGGAAGACGCAGGACGACCCGaaggcggcgggcggggaggaGAGCCGCGAGCAGAGCTCCCCCGAGCCCGAGCTGCCCGAACCGGCGGGCACCGAGCCCCGCAAGGGCCCCCCCGGccccttcctcctgcaggaaCCCGAGGACGAGGTGGACATCCTGGAGGAGGGGGACATCTGTCCCCACCGCCTGTAGGAGAGccggggctctgctgcctctccttgGCTCTGTCCGGCTCCCCTCGCCTCCCCAGCTCGGGAACACGGCTCGGGAAGGGGgtgtgggtgctgggggagccccctcccctcctgggGTGAAGGTGGTGATGTCCCCAAGGGGTCGGGACCCCGCGGTGCCCCCCAGCATCACCCcaaagctgggctgtgctcGGGGGGGAGTAAAACCAGCCGGGTTTGCTTTAGGTTCCCCCTCCCCTCCGAAGCGTCGGACTTCTCCTCGTTCCCCGAACTTTCCTCGGGTGTAAAATAAATGTCTACTCGTGGCAGCATGTTGTGGTTCCTGGCAGCGGCAGGCAGGGCGAATTTCACCCTTTATTCCCCGAATCCCTAAATCCTCGCCGCTTTTTCCGCGCTCGCCGTCTCCATCCCCAGTGCGGGAGGTCGGGCAGAGCTTCCGAGACAcgcaaaaattaaaaagaattgtAAGAAAAGCCCTCCGAAGAAACAGGTAAGGCAAAAAATTCCGGTTTATCTCATTCCGCTCTGGGGAAGCGAAGGGGGAGCATCACCAATAACTCGATGCCACCACGGAGCAAACGGCGCTCCcagccagaaaaaaagagattttctaCAGCTTGGAGAAGTGTCGGCAGCCCGATTCCTGCCCGCTGTGGATCCCGGATAATTCCCTTTTCCTCGGAAATAACCCCGGAGCTCTCCTGTCCCCCCGCCCGCATCTCCCCTGTCCCTGcgctcagctggagcagccccggcTCCCCTCCCCGCCAGGGAAATGGGGCTCATTTCCAGGTAAATcctaatttttataatttatttcttttggtgggctgagctgctggctgggaaatGCGGCGGAGTCTCAGCATCTCCCGGGAGGAGATGTCGGGATTGGGAATTTCCTCGGGAAAAGCCCGGAGCAGCAGCAACACGGCGGCGTGGCGATGTTTCCTTatgttatttaatttatttcctggtttttttttgtttttaatcgAGAATTTCAATTGGTTTTCTGGCGTTCTTAGCACTTTCAGGGCATTTTGGATGATGGGACATGTCGTTTTGTGAGGGGAAAACGTTCGATTTTCCtgtttaatatataaaatagagATGATTGAAATGTGTAtgtttgcttccttttctgtGAGTCcgcctttctttttttttacatataaaataaagatcACACACTGTGTAGAGGAAAATCCCCAATCCACCTatccaggaaaagctgcttgTCTTTAATAAATCCTTTCGGGACAATCATTTCCACCACCAAAATTCCTCTCATCTCCCTAAAAATTAGGATTCACTTTGCTCCTGAAATCTCGGCGCGATTTGAAGCAGAGCTGGATGGAAATCTCCCAGCTCCGGGGCTCTCCCATcctgaaaaactaaaaaaacctggagatttctcactttttctgtgtcccctcaccgAATATTTTGCTCTGGGATTATTGTCAGCCTCCCCCAAGCACGCGTTTCATTgggaattattaaaattaatatcagAGAAAAGCTCCACATGGCATTCTTgggataatatttttctttttcgCTTCTGCCGCTGCTGTTCCCGGGGTCGGGGCTGGCCTGGGGTGCCAGATCTGCGAGAAAAGGTCAAAATAAGACTCAAAGAATCCTCAAATCTCTGCTGTTTTCTCCCCTGCCACTCCAGGAACTccccagaaatatttctgctgatCCATAAACCAAACCCCACCACCGCCCTCACCTCTGGGCAGTTTTAGTCACCTTGGCTGACAAATAAATCTCTAAATCAGATTAAAAACGGATCCCTCAGTGACAAACAGGGGCAGAGTGTGAATATTCCAGTCCAGggatgtccccatcccagctggagcctTGCAGGGAACAGGAAATTTTATCCTACAAAGTTTGGTGGAAAAACCCCTAAAACTGAGACAGCTGAAGGAAACAATGACACAGAGAAATGCCGGGTGCCACCAACCCAGCTGgagatggaaaaatgaaatttccacTCTGGGCAAGGTTTTGGGAACAGATTATTGGAGAATGGAGATGGtcctggggaaaaggaagggcTGGGTAGGCgtttttatattttgttgttgtttctatCAGAGTTTTTCTCACTTGGAATAAATGAAATGAGATTTATTCGTGGATGCTGATTCCGacttttccctgctcttcccaagACGCTTGAGGAGTAGAGGAGATTTAGAGCTgttctctctttaaaaaaaaaaataaataaaattaatgtgttCATTTGGGGAATGCTGGAGTGGAAGTGACTTGCAGGAAATAATTGCTGGGAACAGGAAATGTCGGTGGATTTCCTATTTTCCAAGAAGATTGATTTTCTCCAAGTCAAAATTCTTCAGTGAGTTTTTCTGCAATGAAATTGTGTTCTGGTAATTAATTTAAGACCCAAGTGgctaatgttattttttttttgttcgaTTTCATTATAGAAAATCAAAAACCAATCTATAAAATCCTGCCATGAACCTTCGCTTTCTATTTTGAGTTTGAGCATTTTCCTGCGTGCTGCCTTAAACATTTTGAACTTTTATGGGTTTGGAAAGCAGTCCCAACCCCAATTCTTTCATTCTGCGCCCTGAGCTCCATAAAAGCAGATCAGATACAGGTTGTAAGGGCGGTTATagagcaaataattttaatttcttgttgtTTCACACACATGGAGGGTCAGCACTGTGGGGAAGGAGTAAATGACCCATGGCAAATAATGTAAAATTCTATCTGTGATTTAACGACTTTCAAAagttctttatattttctttatttatcaAGTTTCTAGATTTCTTGGggtttggatttatttattttctagattTCTTGGATTTATCTAGCTTCAAGATTTCTTGTTGATTTGATTTATCTTGTTTCTAGATTTCTAATTTCTCGCATTTATCTAGTTTCAAGATTTCTTAGATTTATCAAGTTTCTAGATTTCTTGTTGATTTGATTTATCTTGTTTCTGGATTTCTTGTTTCTTGCATTTATCTAGTTTCAAGATTTATTTGATTTATCAAGTTTCTAGACTTTTTGTTTCTTGGGTTTATCTATTCTCTGGATTTCTTGGACTTACCTTGTTTCTAGAGCTGAGCCACTGGTGGCTGCACTGCAGGGGTGGGGAAGCTGCTCCCAGCGTTAAccctgggaaggcaggagagTGGAAATGGGTGATCCCAATTCCGATCCTGATTCTGAttctgatcctgatcctgatccaaatcctgatcctgatcctgatcccgaTTCTGATCCTGATCCCCATCCTGGTCCAGATCCggatcccaatcctgatcccgGTCCTGATTCTGGTTCTGATTCTGATCCGGATCCCCATCGTggtcctgatcccagtcctgatcctgatcccaatccctaTCTCCATCCCAATTCTGATCTTGATCCCAATCCCTATCTCAATCCCGAttctgatcctgatcccaatcctgaccctgatcctgatcctgattaTGAttctgatcccaatcctgaccccatcctgatcctgatccgAATCCTGATTCTGATTCTGAttctgatcctgatcccaattctgatcccaatcccaatcccaatcccgatcctgaccttgatcctgatcccaatcctgatccaGATTCTGATTCTGATCCTGATCccgatcctgatcctgatccccaTGATCCCgatcctgatcctgaccctgatcttaatcctgatcccaatcctgaccccaatTATGATCCCCATCCAGATCCTGATCCTGAACCCAATCCTGATTCTAATCctgatccccatccccatcctgatctccatcccaatcctgatcTTGATCCTGATCCTCATCCTGATGCTGATCCTAAACCTGATTCTGATCCTGATCTCTATCctgatccccatccccatcccgatCCCACAGGTGCCTTCTCTCCCTGCCAGGGAGCATTTTCTCACGGCAGAAGTTTTCTTGAGCCCGGTTTGTGTCAGCAGGAGGGAAGATGAGCTGCTCACGTTCCAGCTGTTCCTGAATCCCCTGCGGATGTCCCAGTCTGGCATTCTCTGCTCTTGGCTTTGCTGGGGTtgcaggacagccccaggacacagccccagctctgagcacctcCTGCACTCCCCACTCTGCCCCTGGGACTGCCCAGAGCTCAGGATGCTCCTTTAGCTCCAGGATTTGGGTCAGCACCACTCCTGACCCTCCAGGatgttctgctgcagctccctgccctcacCACCTCTGGGCTCTGTCTcacaccagagctgctcctttctccacattcctgcttttcctcacgTGGAAAACACTCACAAGGAAAAGATTGGAGCCCAGGGGATAACAGTGAGCAGGTTTGTGACAGCAGAGCTCCTTCGTGGCTCTTTGAAGCATTCAGGGACTGCAGGAGTTGGGCAAAACCTCATCGAGGTTCAGTTCTCATCTTTTTCTTTAGAGCTGGAGTGATGGCTGTGAGGTTTTGccttatttttaatgtgtttaactgataaaattaatatttttgaggGTGTCAGCAGCCTGGTTGTGCCTTCTGTGAGGTGCAGAGAAACCAGCTTTGGctatttttggaagaaaagcaaTGGGGATgttaaaacaacatttttttttaggtaGAACTAACATCAAGTCTTTGTCCTAAAGGTGATCTCAGCTGCAACAGCTCCAGAACCTCAAATATTGAGAagtgctggcactgggaaggTGTTGCCAAGAAAATGTTGGGAATTTCCATGGGGTGGTGCACACAGCCATCTCTCTTTGCTCAGTGACACCCTGGGACCATGGCAGGTTCTCAACACTTAATTCAACATTCAaggctgatttttatttaaatattttgccttcCTAATCTGAAATCCATTAAATTTTGGCCTTTGCCTTTAAGCTCATTGGTATCTGTGAAGTGCAGGGGAAATCTGAATTTGTATTGAGGTAGgttgaaagatttttctttccatgtaaaaatgtcatttgaTGGGATTTAAAACACCCAAACCAGAAGGACAAACAGAATTTCTAAATGGTTTGTGAGATGATCATGGTCAAtgtttatacaaaaaaaaattaaaagtatggttattaaaatgataataaaaaatgtgcTCCTCCAGATCCATCATAGCCAAGTTTCACCCAAGTTTAGTATTTAAGTATTTCCTAAAAATTCatagttttattaaaaaaaaaacaaaacataaacaaaTGAACACATTTCTCCCCTAATTTCTGGGAGGAGGATGCCAGTGAGGGAGGAAGGTGATCAATTAAGACATTAAGCATTTTGCACCACATGGACACATCTGCATGGCAGCCAAATAAAGCAGCCATCAGCTCATTTTCAGGGGGCTGTTGCCTACTTCAACTCAGCCCTCAGATCAAAGGGAAAATGTCTGCTTGCATTTTCTCATCAGAAAAGGGATGCTAATTTAGGTTCCTTAATGTGTGGTGATAAGAGACTTCTTCAATTAACTGAATTCTATAGgccagaaaagcaaaaaaaaagggggataCAAAGGGAGTCAGGCTGGAAAGGCAGAAGTTCTCATTAAATCAAAGGTCCAATATTCATTACCTCCAGCATCTGGGGCTAAACACTGAACATGGAGCTCATCAAAGGGGGTTTAATGGGTTAAATTGAGAATATAAtctaattaaaatattagatACGAGTAAATAGCTCTTTGATATTCATCTGAAGGTTTCATTAAAACAGGCACTTGAGGTTTGGATTAAGGGGGGATTATCACTTTTAAGCAGGAACAACAAGTTGAGGTGCCCTGAGCAGAAATGCTTCAAAGTGGTGCAGttgggtttaaaaataaaagtgggaaagcagagcagggaatcatttcccagcctggcagtgcccaaaggagaggggaaagaggctgaggaagaggaagaggaaggttCTGTTCCAGAAGCTGGAATTGGATGCTGGAAGtgacaaaaatgaaacattcccctgcagcctgagccATTTCCCTTGTTGGATAATGCTTCTTCCACCAAGGCTTCCCAAAAGATTCTCAGTATTTCTCAATATTCCCCAAATGTCCTGAAGTTCCAGCTGTGATTCCTGATTCAGCAGTGGGGGAGAGGTTGCTGCCCCTCAGGAGGGATCAAAGCAAGGCCAGCTCCCTTCTCCATGAGGAAGGGAAGAATGGGGATCACTTCTCCCAAAATTAAATTGGGAACATCCCATAAAAAGTGAttaataaatggaataaaacaaTTCCACATCAACATAAGGTGGTTGGGTGGAAGGGCAGAATTGGGATCACTTCTCCCAACATTAAATTGGGAGCCCCCCATAAAAAAGAGATCAAATCAATGGGATAAAGCAATTCCACATGATCACagggtgggtttttgtttgggttttttccccttttatccAGCCTGCTTTCCAGGAGATTTGAGCCCAAATTCCCTTGCTGTGTGCTCTAATCACATTTCATATGGTGACTTAATTCATAATTTAGCAAGTTGAAGAAATGGAAGCATCCTAAGAAACCCATCtgtttgttgttatttttacagCCTTAATCTGTTAAAAGCTGTTTCCTCTCATCCATGCAGCTCTCAATTATCCTCAGTTACCCAATATATTTTCCAACTGCTCCTGGCTAATCCCAGATTGTCTGCATGCTCAGCCAGGACTTGTTTGGAATTTTCTTGTCCCAAATAAAGCttcaaaatttggattttttttgtggaaactCTTCATGAAGGGATAACAGAGTACCAATTCAATAATTAGCATTGTGTCTTCACCAACTGCTGTGTTTGGAGcatatttttgttctctttttcagtAGCAATGGattgtttttgcttttatttctggcCAAAAAGTCTCTTCTGCACTTCAGGAAGAGAAATATTGCTGGTGTTAAATCATCAGAAGAATCAGAAgtctatttttaatgttttgtagATATGTCTGTCTGTTTATATGTTCAAAAATGATCCAGCTGTGACAAGCCAAGAGCTGATTGGTCTGAAAGATGCAATTTTCACATCActcatttcaaagaaaaagaacagaggaCTCTATTTAAAGTGGCAGAAATGCAAACAGTCAATTTATTAACCAAAATAGGTACAAGCAGAACCAATTCTAACATTTCAAAACAGTTGAACTGAAACCAGTTTAAATTACAGTGGACTGGGAAATCAAGATGTGATggtcacagaaaagaaaacaattcagGCATTTTAGCCTGGATCCCTGAAATCTCCCAAATATTTAGAAGATATGGAGGGATTTGAAAGCAGCCAcaatttccttctccctctcgTGCCTGCTCCACAGAgactccagggatgggatttggggtaaaCTGGTTCCAGTCTGAGCCTGGGGCAGAACCTCTTTCACCTCCTGCTCTGAGGGCCTGGTGATGAAAGTCTTTGGTCTTGGAATCTTCTTGGCATATTCCAGAGCctgaaaacagagagagagCTCAG harbors:
- the BSX gene encoding brain-specific homeobox protein homolog yields the protein MRGGRPLSLLPLPEGDRAMNLNFTAPVHPVSTGRPTSFFIEDILLHKPKPLREVPPEHFPGSLASRVPLLDYGYPLMPTPTLLAPHPHPALHKPEHHHHHPYFLSTSGMPVPALFQHHAHAELPGKHCRRRKARTVFSDSQLSGLEKRFEIQRYLSTPERVELATALSLSETQVKTWFQNRRMKHKKQLRKTQDDPKAAGGEESREQSSPEPELPEPAGTEPRKGPPGPFLLQEPEDEVDILEEGDICPHRL